Proteins found in one Salinimonas lutimaris genomic segment:
- a CDS encoding cation:proton antiporter subunit C, with amino-acid sequence MSAYILGHLNYWLIIGVMMVGMFTMMSSPNLMKKLAGLSMFQTAVILFYVSVGKVDGGTAPIITDAATRYANPLPQVLMLTAIVVGVATMALGFALIIRIRRAYDCLEEDAIHHQMQKEELD; translated from the coding sequence ATGAGTGCATATATTTTAGGTCACCTCAATTACTGGCTCATCATTGGTGTAATGATGGTGGGCATGTTTACCATGATGAGCAGTCCTAACCTGATGAAAAAACTGGCCGGGCTGAGTATGTTTCAGACCGCCGTCATTCTGTTTTATGTCAGTGTAGGAAAAGTGGATGGTGGTACCGCCCCCATCATTACCGATGCCGCCACCCGCTATGCTAACCCGCTCCCCCAGGTACTGATGCTAACAGCTATTGTAGTAGGCGTGGCGACCATGGCGCTGGGTTTTGCACTGATTATACGCATTCGCCGCGCGTATGACTGCCTGGAAGAAGATGCCATTCATCATCAGATGCAAAAGGAGGAGCTGGATTGA
- a CDS encoding DUF4040 domain-containing protein — MSLLLNTVLLVFLLITAIAVMRVKVLLAMVMLFGLYSLLVSSLFVVLDAPDVAFTEAAVGTGISTVLMLATLAAIRQGHSAPIKPGKRLLPFLLSLAMGTLVIFGIQDLPNFGEENSPAYQEVARHYIEKGQQETGVPNLVTAVLASYRGFDTLGEVTVVLTAGIGVLLLLGRREKVHLRAKKSATTGSQQPEKSS, encoded by the coding sequence ATGAGCCTGCTGCTCAATACTGTCTTGCTGGTGTTTTTACTGATCACTGCCATTGCAGTGATGCGCGTCAAAGTGCTGCTGGCCATGGTTATGCTGTTTGGTCTGTACTCTTTGCTGGTATCCAGCCTGTTTGTGGTGCTGGATGCCCCCGATGTGGCATTTACTGAGGCGGCGGTGGGCACCGGCATTTCCACTGTGCTGATGCTAGCCACATTGGCTGCTATCCGACAGGGCCACAGTGCGCCAATTAAACCGGGCAAGCGACTCCTTCCCTTTTTGCTGAGTCTGGCCATGGGCACGCTGGTCATCTTTGGTATTCAGGATCTGCCTAATTTTGGTGAGGAAAACTCTCCGGCGTATCAGGAAGTCGCCCGCCATTATATTGAAAAAGGCCAGCAGGAAACCGGTGTACCTAACCTGGTCACCGCGGTACTCGCCAGCTACCGGGGCTTTGACACCCTTGGTGAGGTCACCGTTGTGCTGACCGCTGGCATCGGCGTATTGCTGTTGCTGGGCCGGCGGGAAAAAGTCCACCTGCGGGCTAAAAAATCAGCCACTACAGGCTCGCAACAACCGGAGAAATCATCATGA
- the mnhG gene encoding monovalent cation/H(+) antiporter subunit G has product MIAEIVSYFLIGIACLLSLTGGLGLFRLPDFYSRLHAVGITDTLCSFLLLAGLACHSGWSLTTAKLAIVFLFLLFTSPVSSYALANSAWRWGLKAPASDNNKEADLP; this is encoded by the coding sequence ATGATCGCTGAAATTGTGTCTTACTTTTTGATTGGCATCGCCTGCCTGCTCAGTCTGACCGGTGGTCTGGGCCTGTTTCGTCTGCCTGATTTTTACTCACGCCTGCATGCGGTCGGCATTACAGACACGCTGTGCTCTTTTCTTCTGCTGGCAGGCCTGGCCTGTCACTCCGGCTGGTCATTAACCACCGCCAAGCTGGCAATTGTCTTTCTGTTTTTGCTGTTTACCAGTCCGGTGTCATCTTATGCACTGGCCAACAGCGCCTGGCGCTGGGGCCTTAAAGCACCGGCCAGCGACAACAATAAGGAGGCCGACCTGCCATGA
- a CDS encoding proton-conducting transporter transmembrane domain-containing protein: MMTTTLLVMLMLLPLAGAVIISRCGRWPNIREAVTLGTAALTFAMACLLYQGLETDSQTLVIAQPLETLSIAFSVTRFGVLFALLASGLWLVTSVYAIGYMRGHHEKNQTRFYVLFAVAIATVMAIAFSDNLLTLFLFYEVLTVSTYPLVTHAGTDEARKGGKRYLMILMGSSIVFFLPAIIITYMAAGTLTFQEGGILQGHLDPTWLAPLMLLFIFGISKAGVMPLHRWLPSAMVAPTPVSALLHAVAVVKAGVFSLLKVVLFVAGPEFLQTSNLTQYLLIIPMATIIIASLVAMTRDNLKERLAYSTVSQLSYIVLGALLLTPAGLLGGTMHIVMHATAKITLFFAAGAVLVATDKTNISQMNGLGRAMPVTFGLFTVGAMSIIGIPFFSGMWSKWYLVTGAVAFQGNPVLQWSLSITLMLSTLLNIWYLLSIPMHAFFKSGDDTQQYREAPLACLIGMAVPAALCVYLFFDPHVIFNLATHITGGSQP, encoded by the coding sequence ATGATGACCACCACCCTGCTGGTCATGCTGATGCTATTGCCACTGGCCGGGGCTGTTATTATCAGTCGATGCGGGCGCTGGCCGAATATCCGTGAAGCTGTCACCCTGGGCACCGCGGCGTTAACCTTTGCCATGGCCTGCCTGCTCTATCAGGGCCTGGAAACAGATAGCCAGACACTGGTGATAGCACAACCACTGGAAACACTGAGTATTGCATTTTCCGTTACCCGATTCGGTGTGTTATTTGCTCTATTGGCCAGTGGCCTGTGGCTGGTGACCTCTGTTTATGCCATTGGCTATATGCGCGGTCATCATGAAAAAAACCAGACCCGCTTTTATGTACTGTTTGCTGTGGCCATTGCCACTGTCATGGCCATTGCCTTTAGCGATAATCTACTAACTCTGTTCTTATTTTATGAAGTGCTGACAGTCAGTACTTACCCGCTGGTTACCCATGCCGGTACTGATGAGGCCAGAAAAGGCGGTAAACGGTACCTGATGATTCTGATGGGCTCATCTATTGTGTTCTTTTTGCCGGCGATCATTATCACTTATATGGCTGCCGGTACCCTGACCTTTCAGGAAGGCGGTATTTTGCAGGGGCACCTGGACCCGACCTGGCTGGCTCCGCTGATGCTGCTGTTTATTTTCGGGATCAGTAAAGCCGGTGTTATGCCACTGCACCGCTGGCTTCCTTCGGCCATGGTCGCACCCACGCCGGTCAGCGCCCTGCTGCACGCTGTTGCAGTGGTTAAAGCGGGGGTTTTCAGTCTGCTCAAGGTAGTGTTGTTTGTTGCCGGGCCTGAGTTTTTACAAACCAGTAACCTGACGCAGTACCTGCTGATTATTCCTATGGCGACCATCATTATCGCCTCACTGGTGGCCATGACTCGTGACAATCTCAAAGAACGCCTGGCCTACAGTACCGTGAGTCAGCTGAGCTACATTGTGCTTGGTGCATTGCTGCTGACTCCGGCCGGACTGCTGGGCGGCACCATGCATATTGTGATGCACGCTACCGCCAAGATAACTCTGTTTTTTGCGGCCGGAGCGGTGCTCGTCGCCACCGACAAAACCAATATCAGTCAGATGAACGGACTGGGCCGGGCCATGCCCGTAACATTCGGGCTTTTCACCGTCGGGGCCATGAGCATCATCGGTATTCCGTTTTTTTCCGGCATGTGGAGTAAATGGTACCTGGTCACCGGCGCTGTCGCCTTTCAGGGCAACCCGGTTTTACAGTGGTCGCTGAGTATTACACTGATGCTCAGTACACTGCTCAATATCTGGTACTTACTGAGTATTCCCATGCATGCCTTTTTCAAGTCCGGTGATGATACCCAGCAGTATCGTGAGGCGCCGCTGGCCTGCCTGATTGGCATGGCGGTACCTGCCGCGCTGTGCGTGTACCTGTTTTTTGATCCCCATGTCATCTTCAACCTGGCCACACACATTACCGGAGGGTCTCAGCCATGA
- a CDS encoding ATP-dependent DNA helicase: MASISTIFSADGLLARAIDGFVPRQAQTDMAEAVRDALKEKHSLIVEAGTGTGKTFAYLAPALTAKGKAIISTGTKNLQEQLYHRDLPLVKKALGSHRKTALLKGRANYLCLHRLAQHGGNSTLLEKETLDELSTVKTWSTTTKTGDIGELKTLPEDARVLPLITSTVDNCLGRDCPDYEDCYLVRARRKALEADVIVVNHHLFFADLALKDTGFGELIPEADAIVFDEAHQIPDIASDYFGETLSTRQLHDMAKDITLLFRTVLKDAAQLDKAADKCRIVASDLRLLFPDTPQRGSWVEAMQREEVQTQISRLADAISVLHEVCKLNVGRDKDLDNLYERIVETREQLDAFRNIEQQGVSLWYETTQRHMVLHLTPLSIASKFRRFVTDPPRGWIFTSATLMVDDGFEHFQRRMGLEDARTLGLDSPFDYATQAMLCVPRYLPEPNSFEMRDTLLQTAKRLIKASRGRCFLLFTSHAMLRHTAARLEEEIDNPLLVQGTTTKAALLAEYLAREDAVLLGTGAFWEGVDVRGSDLVCVMIDKLPFASPDDPLLQARMEDVKKRGANPFGVIQIPQAVITLKQGAGRLIRDPNDKGVLVICDNRLVTKPYAKTFLASLPDMKRTRSLDKIEEFLADIE; this comes from the coding sequence ATGGCTTCAATTTCCACCATTTTTTCAGCTGACGGCCTGCTGGCACGGGCCATTGACGGGTTCGTGCCCCGTCAGGCGCAAACCGATATGGCCGAGGCAGTGCGAGATGCGCTGAAAGAAAAACACAGTCTGATTGTGGAAGCCGGTACCGGTACTGGTAAGACCTTTGCCTATCTGGCACCGGCTCTGACAGCCAAGGGCAAGGCAATCATTTCAACCGGTACCAAAAACCTGCAGGAGCAGCTGTACCACCGCGACCTTCCACTGGTAAAAAAAGCCCTGGGCAGCCACCGCAAAACCGCGCTGCTAAAAGGCCGCGCTAATTACCTGTGCCTGCATCGTCTGGCTCAGCACGGGGGCAATTCCACCTTGCTGGAAAAAGAGACCCTGGATGAGCTGTCTACGGTAAAAACCTGGTCAACCACCACCAAAACCGGTGACATTGGTGAGCTTAAAACGCTGCCCGAAGATGCCCGGGTGCTGCCTCTGATCACCTCCACCGTAGATAACTGCCTGGGACGCGACTGTCCCGACTATGAAGACTGTTATCTGGTTCGGGCTCGGCGTAAAGCGCTCGAAGCGGATGTAATTGTGGTTAATCACCATCTGTTTTTTGCCGATCTGGCATTAAAAGATACCGGTTTTGGCGAGCTTATCCCTGAAGCCGATGCCATTGTATTTGACGAGGCCCACCAGATTCCGGATATCGCCAGTGACTATTTTGGTGAAACCCTGTCGACCCGCCAGTTACATGATATGGCCAAAGACATCACATTGCTGTTTCGCACGGTATTAAAAGATGCTGCGCAGCTGGATAAAGCCGCCGACAAATGCCGTATTGTGGCGTCTGACTTACGCTTGCTGTTTCCCGACACCCCGCAGCGCGGTAGCTGGGTGGAAGCCATGCAGCGCGAGGAAGTACAAACGCAGATCAGCCGGCTGGCGGATGCTATCAGCGTGTTGCATGAAGTGTGCAAGCTGAATGTGGGCCGTGATAAAGACCTGGATAACCTGTACGAGCGTATTGTGGAAACCCGGGAGCAGCTGGATGCGTTTCGTAACATTGAGCAGCAGGGCGTCAGTCTGTGGTATGAAACCACCCAGCGGCACATGGTGTTGCATCTGACGCCGTTATCGATTGCCAGCAAATTTCGCCGATTTGTGACCGATCCGCCCCGGGGCTGGATTTTCACCTCAGCTACACTGATGGTGGATGATGGCTTTGAACACTTTCAGCGGCGCATGGGCTTAGAAGACGCCAGGACCCTGGGGCTGGACAGCCCGTTTGATTATGCCACTCAGGCAATGTTGTGTGTACCGCGCTATTTACCGGAGCCCAACAGCTTTGAGATGCGTGATACTCTGTTACAGACGGCCAAACGCCTGATCAAGGCCAGCCGTGGACGTTGCTTTTTGCTGTTTACCAGCCATGCCATGCTACGCCACACCGCAGCCCGGCTAGAAGAAGAAATTGATAATCCGCTGCTGGTGCAGGGCACTACGACCAAGGCGGCTCTGCTGGCTGAATATCTGGCCCGGGAGGATGCGGTATTGCTGGGAACAGGAGCATTCTGGGAAGGCGTGGATGTACGTGGCAGCGATTTGGTGTGTGTCATGATTGATAAATTGCCATTTGCCTCACCGGATGACCCGCTGTTACAGGCCCGGATGGAAGATGTGAAAAAGCGTGGTGCAAACCCGTTTGGCGTGATTCAGATCCCACAGGCGGTAATTACGCTCAAACAAGGCGCAGGCCGGCTTATCCGCGATCCGAACGATAAAGGTGTCCTGGTGATTTGTGATAATCGACTGGTCACCAAGCCGTATGCCAAAACCTTTTTAGCCAGTCTGCCGGACATGAAACGTACCCGGAGCCTGGATAAAATCGAAGAATTTCTTGCTGACATTGAATAA
- a CDS encoding monovalent cation/H+ antiporter complex subunit F, with product MTMLYLVAGIAFLITMAIALARAFVGPTVFDRILAVNMFGTKAVLLVALIAFFSGREDLLDIALLYSLLNFIGVVAALRLVERGHFFASPDEEPDDQSGPVSAVENKHDR from the coding sequence ATGACAATGCTGTATCTGGTAGCCGGTATTGCTTTTCTGATCACCATGGCCATTGCCCTGGCCCGCGCTTTTGTCGGGCCCACTGTGTTTGACCGTATCCTGGCGGTAAATATGTTTGGCACCAAGGCGGTGTTACTGGTGGCACTGATTGCATTTTTCTCTGGCCGGGAAGACTTGCTTGATATTGCGCTGCTGTATTCCCTGCTCAATTTTATTGGCGTGGTGGCTGCCCTGCGTTTGGTGGAGCGTGGCCATTTTTTTGCCTCGCCGGATGAAGAACCCGATGATCAGTCAGGGCCGGTCAGCGCTGTGGAGAACAAACATGATCGCTGA
- a CDS encoding Na(+)/H(+) antiporter subunit D: MGIANLPPFVVFFVFALLAPLLQGKSRVLLILAPVLGALNLFFNGADSTGMTWEVAGMSLSLYQVDRLSMLFGYLFHLAAFIALIYSVHVKDTIQQVTGLLYAGSAVGAVFAGDLLSVFMFWELLAITSAFLIWARRTPEAIRAANRYVIIQVLSGVLMLSGTIMLYQQTGSLALTAIGLDDSAASWMIFIALGIKCGFPFLHTWLTDAYPLATPTGTLYLSAFTTKVAVYLLARLFPGEELLIYIGAAMTCFPIFYAVIENDLRKVLAYSLINQLGFMVCGIGIGTALALNGAVAHAFNDVIFKGLLFMSMGAVLTRVGHVNGSDLGGLYKTMPRTTLFCLVGAASISAFPLFSGFVSKSMVMAALLEQDQTIVWLMLLFASAGVFHHAGIKIPFFAFFAHDSGLRPKEAPVNMQIAMGLSAVLCIVIGVNPQWLYAMLPWQIDYTPYDVTHVLTQLQILFFSALAFVWLNKQGLYPPELRSVNLDVEWFYRRPLPAAGRWTVARLTGLRDGLSGLFHGIVGQFEGRARPMPTGTVTILTRRMAYVFIALMLLALASLTV, translated from the coding sequence ATGGGGATTGCTAACCTGCCGCCTTTTGTGGTGTTTTTTGTATTTGCACTGCTTGCTCCGCTACTTCAGGGTAAAAGCCGGGTACTGCTGATTCTGGCACCGGTACTCGGTGCCCTGAACCTGTTTTTTAACGGGGCTGATTCCACCGGCATGACCTGGGAAGTGGCAGGCATGAGTCTGAGCCTGTATCAGGTTGACCGGCTCAGTATGTTATTTGGCTACTTGTTTCATCTGGCAGCATTTATTGCCCTGATTTATTCGGTGCATGTGAAAGACACCATACAGCAGGTCACCGGCCTGCTGTATGCCGGCAGTGCGGTGGGAGCAGTATTTGCCGGCGACCTGCTCAGTGTATTTATGTTCTGGGAACTGCTGGCCATTACCTCGGCCTTTTTAATCTGGGCCCGGCGCACCCCCGAAGCCATTCGCGCTGCCAACCGCTATGTGATTATTCAGGTGTTATCCGGGGTACTGATGCTCAGCGGCACGATTATGCTGTATCAGCAAACAGGCTCTCTGGCCCTGACGGCGATTGGACTGGATGACTCAGCCGCCAGCTGGATGATCTTTATAGCGCTGGGTATAAAATGCGGTTTTCCGTTTTTGCATACCTGGCTGACCGATGCCTATCCTTTAGCCACGCCCACCGGTACGCTTTACTTATCGGCGTTTACCACCAAGGTAGCAGTGTATTTACTGGCCCGCCTGTTCCCCGGCGAGGAGCTACTGATTTACATTGGCGCGGCCATGACCTGCTTTCCGATATTTTATGCGGTTATTGAAAATGATCTGCGCAAGGTGCTGGCTTATTCACTGATTAACCAGCTCGGCTTTATGGTGTGCGGAATTGGGATTGGCACTGCGCTGGCGCTCAATGGAGCGGTGGCCCACGCGTTTAATGATGTGATATTTAAAGGCTTGCTGTTTATGAGCATGGGAGCAGTGCTGACCCGGGTGGGACATGTGAATGGCTCAGATTTAGGCGGACTGTATAAAACCATGCCCCGCACCACCCTGTTTTGCCTGGTTGGAGCGGCGTCGATTTCGGCGTTTCCCCTGTTCAGCGGGTTTGTTAGCAAAAGTATGGTTATGGCTGCGCTGCTTGAGCAGGACCAGACCATTGTCTGGCTGATGCTGTTATTTGCGTCGGCCGGCGTGTTTCACCATGCAGGGATTAAAATTCCGTTTTTTGCCTTTTTTGCTCATGACTCAGGCCTGCGTCCCAAAGAAGCGCCGGTTAATATGCAGATTGCCATGGGCCTATCAGCGGTATTGTGCATTGTGATTGGCGTGAACCCGCAATGGCTGTATGCCATGCTGCCCTGGCAAATTGACTATACGCCGTATGATGTGACCCACGTACTGACCCAGCTTCAGATCCTGTTCTTCTCTGCACTGGCCTTTGTATGGCTGAATAAGCAAGGGTTGTATCCGCCCGAACTACGCTCAGTGAATCTGGATGTAGAATGGTTCTACCGCCGCCCGCTTCCTGCCGCCGGACGCTGGACAGTTGCCCGGCTGACCGGGCTTCGCGATGGACTGTCGGGGTTATTTCATGGCATCGTCGGCCAGTTTGAGGGGCGCGCCCGCCCTATGCCAACCGGTACGGTCACCATATTAACCCGGCGCATGGCTTATGTATTTATTGCTTTGATGCTGCTGGCCCTGGCAAGCCTGACGGTATAG
- a CDS encoding Na(+)/H(+) antiporter subunit B — protein MSDSLILRVVTKWLVPVILLFALYVQFHGDYSPGGGFQAGVIFSSGFLLYALVYGVDATTRVLPEAVLRVCACLGVLLYAGVGVVSLIRGGTFLNYSVLAETPVGGQHLGIIVIELGVGITVASVMLLLFYTFARTIQPQ, from the coding sequence ATGAGCGACAGTCTGATTTTACGCGTCGTGACTAAGTGGCTGGTGCCGGTCATTTTACTGTTTGCCTTGTATGTACAGTTTCATGGTGACTATTCACCAGGCGGCGGCTTTCAGGCCGGCGTTATCTTCTCCAGCGGCTTTTTACTGTATGCACTGGTGTATGGCGTGGATGCGACGACCCGGGTATTGCCAGAAGCCGTGCTTCGGGTATGTGCGTGTCTGGGCGTATTACTGTATGCCGGCGTTGGCGTAGTCTCGCTTATCCGGGGCGGCACGTTTTTAAATTACAGTGTGCTGGCAGAAACCCCGGTCGGCGGGCAGCATCTTGGCATTATTGTTATTGAACTGGGTGTGGGAATTACCGTGGCCAGTGTGATGCTGCTGTTGTTTTACACCTTTGCAAGGACCATCCAGCCACAATGA
- a CDS encoding monovalent cation/H+ antiporter subunit D family protein, producing MDAYTVLLVVIPLLTAPVTAMIANRHLAWAISLLSTATVTVIAYILFREVSSGTVIHYELGGWKPPWGIEYVIDALNALVALIVGVIATLALLYGKKMAEREIHDSQLHLFYAAFQLVMLGLLGMALTGDIFNLFVFLEISSLSSYAIIAMGQKRQALVASFNYLIAGTLGATFFLLGIGFLYAASGTLNMADIATHFKQFESMTLVLTALLFMLIGLALKAAAFPLHSWLPDAYTQAPTMVTVFIASTSTKVAVYVLLRCLYHVFPQDYWGDTLLPDFLLLSGCLGMLYGSYKAIRQISIKRLLAYSSVAQLGYMVVGIGLNNDAGLTGTVLHIFNHAITKAALFMAAGIIYYRLHTTNLEHLRGAGKTMPWTLAAFALGGLSLIGVPGTAGFISKWYLVQGALAQQNYVVAAVILIASVMAILYVWKVIEALAFDGKTKLHVHQVGSGKDIVPSMPAATVVCYVMVLACLYFGLYTQLPLEAATTAVTSLIETGGAR from the coding sequence ATGGATGCCTATACTGTTTTACTGGTAGTCATTCCCTTACTCACCGCACCGGTGACCGCTATGATTGCCAACCGGCATCTGGCTTGGGCTATCAGCCTGTTGAGTACCGCAACGGTCACTGTTATTGCCTATATTTTGTTTCGTGAAGTGTCTTCCGGCACAGTCATTCACTATGAACTGGGTGGCTGGAAGCCGCCCTGGGGCATTGAATATGTGATTGATGCACTCAATGCTCTGGTGGCGCTCATTGTTGGGGTCATCGCCACCCTGGCTTTGCTGTACGGAAAAAAAATGGCTGAACGTGAGATTCATGACAGTCAGCTTCATCTTTTCTATGCAGCCTTTCAGCTGGTGATGCTCGGATTACTGGGCATGGCGCTGACCGGAGATATTTTTAATCTGTTTGTGTTTTTGGAAATCTCCTCGCTGTCCTCTTATGCCATCATCGCTATGGGACAAAAACGCCAGGCACTGGTAGCGTCCTTCAATTACTTAATTGCCGGTACACTCGGGGCGACCTTCTTTTTGCTGGGGATTGGTTTTTTATACGCCGCGTCGGGCACCCTGAATATGGCCGACATCGCCACCCATTTCAAACAGTTTGAGTCCATGACGCTAGTACTGACGGCCCTGCTGTTTATGTTAATCGGGCTGGCGCTCAAAGCCGCCGCATTTCCGCTGCATTCCTGGCTGCCTGATGCCTACACTCAGGCGCCCACCATGGTGACGGTATTTATTGCTTCCACCTCTACCAAAGTGGCGGTGTATGTTCTGTTACGCTGTTTATACCATGTTTTTCCTCAGGACTACTGGGGCGATACGCTGCTACCGGATTTTTTACTGCTAAGCGGCTGTCTGGGTATGCTGTATGGCTCTTATAAAGCCATCCGGCAAATTTCCATCAAACGTTTGCTGGCCTACTCCAGCGTAGCCCAGCTCGGTTATATGGTGGTAGGTATCGGGCTGAATAACGATGCCGGTCTTACCGGAACCGTGCTGCACATATTTAACCACGCCATCACCAAGGCAGCGTTGTTTATGGCTGCCGGTATCATTTACTACCGCTTGCATACCACTAACCTGGAGCATTTGCGTGGCGCCGGTAAAACCATGCCCTGGACTCTGGCAGCCTTTGCCCTGGGCGGGCTAAGTCTGATTGGTGTGCCGGGCACTGCCGGATTCATCAGTAAATGGTACCTGGTACAAGGTGCGCTGGCGCAGCAAAATTACGTGGTGGCAGCGGTGATTCTGATTGCGTCTGTCATGGCCATTTTATACGTATGGAAAGTGATTGAAGCGCTCGCGTTTGATGGTAAAACCAAGTTGCACGTGCATCAGGTGGGCTCCGGTAAAGATATTGTTCCGTCCATGCCCGCCGCTACTGTGGTGTGCTATGTGATGGTGCTTGCCTGTTTGTATTTTGGATTGTATACCCAGTTGCCGCTTGAGGCAGCCACAACCGCGGTTACCTCCCTGATTGAAACCGGAGGTGCCCGATGA
- a CDS encoding Na+/H+ antiporter subunit E produces the protein MKATLRLGVILGVLWVLLSGHFTPLLLCLGLASVVLVLWLDRRMDEIDHEQFNLPVTTDLFVFVGKLAWLVVLSNIDVCLRIYGIRRPTPTFKEIPLPFSNPLSQVIFANAITLTPGTVSMVMENDKILVHSISRSGAEDLANGAMADIIPRIKRRHVKTIAQHKKGSDR, from the coding sequence GTGAAAGCAACACTCAGACTAGGCGTCATTTTAGGCGTGCTATGGGTTTTACTGTCAGGTCACTTTACCCCATTGTTGTTGTGTCTGGGTCTTGCTTCTGTGGTACTTGTACTGTGGCTCGACCGGCGCATGGATGAAATTGACCACGAACAATTTAATTTGCCTGTAACCACTGACCTGTTCGTGTTTGTGGGCAAACTGGCGTGGCTGGTTGTGCTCTCCAACATTGATGTGTGCCTGCGTATTTATGGTATACGCCGCCCAACCCCCACTTTCAAAGAAATTCCACTGCCCTTTTCCAACCCGCTGTCGCAGGTGATCTTTGCCAATGCCATCACGTTAACGCCGGGAACCGTGTCGATGGTCATGGAAAATGACAAAATTCTGGTGCACAGCATCAGCCGCAGTGGCGCTGAAGATCTGGCCAACGGGGCCATGGCCGACATTATTCCGCGTATCAAACGTCGTCATGTTAAAACCATTGCCCAACATAAAAAAGGAAGCGACCGATGA
- the tsaB gene encoding tRNA (adenosine(37)-N6)-threonylcarbamoyltransferase complex dimerization subunit type 1 TsaB produces the protein MNLLAIDTATEALSVALQVNGNLFSRFEICPQQHSQKLLPLVDEVLQDAGVQIGELDGLVFGRGPGSFTGVRIATGMIQGLSLGSSLPVVGISTLAAMAMQAVAEHGADKILSATDARMSEVYFGQYSVQSGLVELIGEEVVCAPAEAAEKAAQQGFVAVGTGWQAYPELAACVADAPQILYPQAQYMLALAEQEFRAGRSSDAAGVSPVYLRDKVTWKKLPGRE, from the coding sequence ATGAATTTATTAGCTATTGATACAGCCACCGAAGCACTGTCGGTTGCCCTGCAAGTTAACGGTAATCTGTTTTCCCGCTTTGAAATCTGCCCTCAGCAGCATAGCCAGAAGTTATTGCCCCTGGTTGATGAGGTATTACAGGATGCCGGCGTGCAGATCGGCGAACTGGACGGCCTGGTATTTGGCCGCGGACCAGGAAGTTTTACCGGAGTGCGTATTGCCACCGGTATGATTCAGGGCTTGTCACTGGGCAGTAGTCTGCCTGTGGTAGGCATAAGCACGCTGGCGGCCATGGCGATGCAGGCGGTGGCAGAGCACGGTGCCGATAAGATACTGAGCGCCACCGATGCACGGATGAGCGAAGTGTATTTTGGTCAGTATTCGGTGCAAAGCGGTCTGGTTGAGCTGATCGGTGAAGAGGTGGTTTGTGCGCCGGCAGAGGCTGCCGAAAAAGCGGCTCAGCAGGGTTTTGTGGCGGTCGGCACCGGCTGGCAAGCCTATCCGGAACTAGCCGCCTGCGTAGCAGACGCCCCGCAGATTTTATATCCACAGGCACAGTATATGCTGGCGCTGGCCGAACAGGAGTTCAGGGCCGGGCGCAGCAGCGATGCAGCCGGGGTATCGCCGGTGTATCTGCGTGACAAGGTGACCTGGAAAAAACTGCCCGGGCGCGAATAA